One region of Zingiber officinale cultivar Zhangliang chromosome 7B, Zo_v1.1, whole genome shotgun sequence genomic DNA includes:
- the LOC122004252 gene encoding dirigent protein 11-like — translation MASSPPLPLLLLLPILLLLSGPAPSTAGSYNEKLTHLHFFFHEIYGGPNATTITVVNPPNSSSYTALGSIGVGDNYLREGAEPGSTLLGRAHELAAAASLGTPTAYLSLFNFIFTAGEYNGSSVSIFGRAVLTEVMDRAIIGGSGKFRMARGYTISKLVNRTVSGDVIYLVVEYDAYIYHMDG, via the coding sequence ATGGcgtcctctcctcctcttcctcttcttcttcttcttcccattTTGCTACTGCTTTCCGGCCCCGCGCCGTCGACGGCAGGCAGTTACAACGAGAAGTTGACTCACCTCCACTTCTTCTTCCACGAGATCTACGGCGGCCCCAACGCAACCACCATCACGGTGGTCAACCCTCCCAACTCGAGCTCCTACACCGCCCTCGGCAGTATCGGGGTCGGAGATAACTACCTCCGGGAGGGCGCGGAGCCGGGGTCGACGCTGCTGGGGAGGGCGCACGAGCTGGCGGCGGCGGCGTCGTTGGGCACCCCGACGGCGTACCTGTCGCTGTTCAACTTCATCTTCACTGCTGGAGAGTACAATGGGAGCAGCGTTTCTATTTTCGGGAGGGCGGTGCTGACGGAGGTCATGGACAGGGCCATCATCGGCGGCAGCGGCAAGTTTCGGATGGCCCGCGGCTACACGATAAGCAAGTTGGTGAACAGGACAGTGTCAGGTGACGTCATCTACCTCGTCGTCGAATACGACGCCTACATATATCACATGGACGGCTGA